The Flavobacteriales bacterium genomic interval AAGGAAATTGTAGAAGAATTGCATCAACGCATTAAATTACGCGTAGGAGGGAGTCCAACAGCTCAAGTTAGAGACAGTATGGATTTAGGGTTGTTTTCGTTGAATGAAAAGACAAGAGAGGTGCGTTTTGTGGGAACACATACGAGTGTTTGTCTGGTCAGAAACTCCAAGTTAACGAAATACAAAGGTTCCAAAGCAGATATTGGTTATAAGCCCAATATAGCAATAGAAGAACAAGTTTTTCAAGTAGCGATCAATGATATGTTGTATATGCATAGTGACGGTTACCCTGATCAGAAAGGAGGACCAAAAGGGAAGAAATTTTACTATCAACCCATTCGTAAAAAGTTTGAAGAAATCAGTTTGTTAAACATAATGGAGCAAGAGCAAATTATGAGTCAGACTTTTGAAGATTGGAAAGGAGCATTAGACCAGTTTGATGATGTTTGTATGGTTGGAGTAAGAATTAAATAGTGTTTTTTGTAACCTTATTCTGTTTTTATAGTTATTATGTT includes:
- a CDS encoding serine/threonine-protein phosphatase, translating into KEIVEELHQRIKLRVGGSPTAQVRDSMDLGLFSLNEKTREVRFVGTHTSVCLVRNSKLTKYKGSKADIGYKPNIAIEEQVFQVAINDMLYMHSDGYPDQKGGPKGKKFYYQPIRKKFEEISLLNIMEQEQIMSQTFEDWKGALDQFDDVCMVGVRIK